In one Grus americana isolate bGruAme1 chromosome 1, bGruAme1.mat, whole genome shotgun sequence genomic region, the following are encoded:
- the KCTD12 gene encoding BTB/POZ domain-containing protein KCTD12, with translation MALADSARGLPNGGGVSPAAGSGAAGSGAAAAAGGWSSFPEIVELNVGGQVYVTRRCTVVSVRDSLLWRMFSQQQPSELPRDSKGRFFLDRDGFLFRYILDYLRDLQLVLPEHFPERSRLQREAEYFQLPDLARRLAQARAAAAARPAALHRDGSICADEPPPQLLGYLEAEPLEGGGGGAAASAPSPTASRSPSGGPLLTPSQSLDGAGGRRSGYITIGYRGSYTIGREAQADAKFRRVARITVCGKTALAKEVFGETLNESRDPDRPPERYTARYYLKFNFLEQAFDRLSEAGFRMAACSSTGTCAFAPEQGGPADDKIWTSYTEYVFCRD, from the coding sequence ATGGCCCTGGCGGACAGTGCCCGCGGGCTGCCAAACGGCGGCGGCGTCTCGCCGGCGGCAGGGAGCGGGGCggctgggagcggggcggcggcggcggcgggcggctggTCGTCCTTCCCGGAGATCGTGGAGCTGAACGTGGGCGGGCAAGTGTACGTGACGCGGCGCTGCACCGTAGTCTCGGTGCGCGACTCGCTGCTCTGGCGCATGTTCtcgcagcagcagcccagcgaGCTGCCCCGGGACAGCAAGGGCCGCTTCTTCCTTGACCGCGACGGCTTCCTCTTCCGCTACATCCTGGACTACCTGCGGGACCTGCAGCTGGTGCTTCCCGAGCACTTCCCCGAGCGCAGCCGCCTCCAGCGGGAGGCCGAGTACTTCCAGCTGCCCGACCTGGCTCGCCGCCTGGCGCAAGCtcgggccgccgccgccgcccgccccgccgccctgcATCGCGACGGCTCGATCTGCGCTGACGAGCCGCCGCCGCAGCTCCTCGGTTACCTGGAGGCCGAGCCGCTGGAaggaggcggcggcggtgcCGCGGCGTCCGCCCCGTCGCCCACCGCCAGCCGCAGCCCCTCGGGCGGGCCGCTGCTCACTCCGTCGCAGTCGCTggacggggcgggcgggcgaCGCTCGGGCTACATCACCATCGGCTACCGGGGCTCCTACACCATCGGGCGGGAAGCGCAGGCCGACGCCAAGTTCCGGCGGGTGGCCCGCATCACCGTTTGCGGCAAGACGGCGCTGGCCAAGGAGGTATTCGGGGAGACGCTGAACGAGAGCCGCGACCCTGACCGCCCTCCCGAGCGCTACACTGCCCGCTACTACCTCAAGTTCAACTTCCTCGAGCAAGCCTTCGACCGGCTATCCGAGGCCGGCTTCCGCATGGCCGCCTGCTCCTCCACCGGCACCTGCGCCTTTGCCCCCGAGCAGGGCGGTCCTGCCGATGACAAGATCTGGACCAGCTACACCGAGTATGTCTTCTGCCGGGACTGA